AGCCTGTTAGCTAGGCCTGCTAGGGGGTTGTATCATTCAGAATAAGTGAGACATGATCGGGAAAATTGGAGGATGTGGCTAGCGTTGTAAATGCTTGCCAGATACTAGCATAAGTTGTCAACAAATCAGTCCGCCCAGGAATGTCAtgatacctttggtcatgtagtgtatgtggacacctgctcgtcaaacatctaattccaaaatcatgatcattaatatggagttgaccCCCCCCTTTTCTGCCataacagcctccgctcttcttggaaggctttccgctagatgttgtaatattgctgtggggacttgcttccattcagccacgaggattagtgaggttgggcgattaggcctggctcgcagtcggcattccaattcatcccaatgatgttcaatggggttgaggccagggctctgcaggccagtcaagttcttccacactgatcaacaaaccatttctgtatggacctcgctttgtgcacgggggcattgtcatgctgaaacagttgccacgaagttggaagcacagaatcgtatagaatgtcattgtatgctgtagcgctaagatatcccttcactggaactaaaggctgcgtagtccgaaccatgaaaaacagccccagaccattattccacctctaccaaactttacagttagcactatgcattggggcaggtaacgttctcctggcGTCCTCCAAACCCAAATTTGTTCGTCGGACTGCAAGCtgttgaagcgtgattcatcactccagagaacgtgttttcactgctccagagtccaatggtggcgagctttacaccaccagccaactcttggcattgcgcatggtgatcttaggcttgtgtgcagttgcttggccatggaaactcatttcatgaagctcccgactaacacttcttgtgctgacgttgcttccagaggccatttggaactctgtagtgacaAATTTTACCCGCTAGAGCACTCAATGGCTCTTCCTGTGAGATTGTGTGGCCTagcacttcgcggctgagccgttgtttctcctagacgtttTCAATTCACAATAaccgcacttacagttgactggagcAGTTCTAGCAGGCCAGAAATGTGATACgtggacttgttggaaaggtggctgaaatagccaaatgcaTTGATTAgaagggctgtccacatacttttatatatatatatatatatatataatgtacctGCTGCCGCTACTGTCAAATCTTGCTGAGCGAGGTAGCTAGATGTCTTTATTGTTGACCACCTCCCTGACTTCACGTGTGAGATGAGCCAAAACAGACAGGGCAGAAGCCAAGAAGGTGCACGGTGGTCTCTAGCTTGGTAGGACAAAAGGTAGCAACAGCATCAAAATAAATAGGCCTATGGATTATATAATCGTCACCATAACAAACAACTATCTCCCAGTGCGGGTGTGTGATCTTTAGCTACCTATCGAGGTCATCACTTCTGCGCAGTACCTAAATCCTCAGATGCAAACGGATGGGAATAGACCTAGTTGAAAGTTATTTCGGGCATTTCTGTTGATGGCCTAGTTTATTTGTTATCTAAATATGGTCAATGTGCTGGGCGTGTGTGGTTGGTTGATCAATTAGTAACTTGGCAATTATGCAGATACTCTAATGGTAGTAATCTTCAATGCGCTCTCTCACTGACCACTTCCCATTTTGATTACAGGCCAGGATTAAGAAGATTATGCAGACTGATGAAGAGATAGGCAAAGTGGCTGCCGCCGTCCCTGTCATCATATGTATCCGTTCTTCTCACCTGAACGCTTCATCTGTATTTCATTGCAAGTTCACATGAACTGCATTTCAAAACGTGTATTTTATTGCCAATGACAATATGGAGATTATAGGGTTAATTGTTTGTTGTGCAGTTTGAATGAAAAGTCATATGACTCACTGTTTTGACTTTTGAGGGGTCGTGTGCCTGGTAAGAGTCTAGCAATCACTCTTGAGTCGTTGCGAAATGTCTAACTGTTCAGTTATTGAAGCCCAAATAAACCACTTTGGTCCTGTGTGGCTAGTGTTCTACCTCCCCTTAACTCAACCACCAGCACGAGCTCTGGAGCTGTTCCTGGAGTCTCTCCTGACGAAAGCCTGTCAAGTCACCCAGTCCCGGAACGCAAAAACAATGACGACGTCACACTTGTAAGTCATGTATTCAGTTATCGGTGTTGGTCATAAGTTCAGTAGGGCTACAGATTGTAATGTTCAGCGTTCTTGTCTAGCGGTGCTTTTTTGAACCGATGGGGACGGTAACTttttaaacagtgtgtgtgtgtcttggtagAAAACAGTGCATTGAGCTGGAGCAGCAGTTTGACTTCCTGAAGGACCTGGTAGCGGCAGTGCCTGACATGCAGGGCGAGGGAGAGGACAACCACGCAGAGGGAGGGGAAAAGGTTGCACGCAGGTAACGGACCCCGAACGATACTAACTGTTGACTTGGATAGGATATTACTGATGGTCTACTAAAGCTTTGTGTGTCGGTGAATGTGTGAATTATGCAATTTTGACTTTGTACTTGGTTTCCTCCAGAGGTCGAAAGCCGGGGTCAGGCCGCAAGAACGGAGGAGTTGGCTGCAAGGGCAAGGACAAGAAGCTATCAGGCACAGAGTCAGAGCAAGAGGTGGGTGTTGGCCTTAAAACAGTAACATTTTATAGAGGGCAATGTTAGTTAGTTTGGTTTGGTGGCCAATTGAAGTTATCAGGTGTAATTGGGGGTGGTGAGGATGTGAGGATAGAGGTTTATTTAGCTTTTCGTTGCCATGGGAACAGGATGACTCCGAGGACAGCGAGACAGACGAGGATGAGGAAGACGGGTCTCAGTCAAGCACAAACCTGCAGCCACAATCCCGATTCCACAGGTAATGGACATGGACAGGCGCGCACACACAGTTAACCACCACACAACTGTACTCTTTGCTAATGTGCTTTCCTGGGTCGTATTCGGGCATTAACTTTCCATTTCACACAGTTTCAAAAAAAAATCTTAACTGAACATGACCCTTTTGTGTGCGGGTACTATTACTAAATGTGTTGTCCCCCTCTTCTGCCCTGTGCCACAGCCCAGACACCATGCCACCCCAGTACCTCCACATGGGCACCGCACAAGGGGGCCTGGCCATGCCCCTgggctcctttgcaccccaccCCTCGCTGATGGGCACCGCACCCCCGCCTCCCCCCTCCATGCCGCACAAAGATGAAGACGATGATGATGAAGACTATGACTCTTAGCTCCCCCCCGCTCTTTTTACCTTTAATTTTCTCTTAAGTTCTTCTCTTCTGTGGCTGCATTGAGAAAGAGGTGAGTCTGGGCAGATGCTCACATGCGGCCCATTGTTAAGGAAAAGCCTCCAACAACTGGCAGTAAGGTGTGTAGACATGACAGCCGGCACCACTGAAGACGAGTAATCGGTTGTATAttgtgtttaattatttgttattttattgtggaGGGGAAAAAAATGAACCAGGTTGTTTTATAAAGACAGGTGGTTGTTCTATTTGGAGTAAAAATGTCAGTtgatgttctgaaaggcccccaGCCCAAGTACCGGTTTGATTAAGTCCCCCATTGTAGTTTGCACTTTGGTTATTCTCTCATCTCTGTTTTCTGCATACGTCATTGGTGTTCAACAGACATATCACTCCAGCTCCATGTCCACTTCTTCAACGTCTGCTCTGGTTCAGTTGAGATGATCCAACTGTAATGCCTGTGCAGCCTACGTAGCCTCATAGaatactgtacacacagacaccttCTCGAGGTGAAGTCAGAGCAGCGGTCGGTCGTATTTTGAAAGGGATCAGCACTTTCCTATAGCAAAGGGAGATGAGATGATTGTCTGTGAGGATTCTGAATTTGGCAGAGCGGTTAGATCTTGGTCTTGCTTTCGGAGTTGGCCGTTATTGCACGTGGCTATTCCAATTGTTAGGGTGTGGGTAAGGAGATGTGTTTTACTGTAGGTTATGAATTCTTCTCAAAGTGACTTGAGTTGAGGATTTTCCCCTTTTTTAATGCAACTTTTTATGACGATAATTGATCCTCCTGAAGACCTTGGCCGTTAGCTTACGTCAACCATATTCACATGTCATTATGCTAATGATTACAACTCCAATTGGTTGTTTTTGTTGATTTGAAATATGAGTGACAAGTCACTGCTTTTGAGGTAAAATATGTTGTgtttgtaccccccccccaccaccccaacTATCTCCTTCTTGAAGACAGATATTTCTGTGCTGGCTATTCTTATCTGAAATGTACTGTGATGCTCCTCCTGGACCATAACTTTGTTTTTAAAGTTGTTAAACCGCTCACCTTTTCGCCTATAATTTGTTTTCAAAAATATATCGTCCCCCCCACTTGGAATAAAATTCTCCtttgtattgtattttttttcttctctcttttaGATTGTTTTAATGTACACATTGAAACGCAGAGAAGGATAGGGCTCCCGTTTCAGTGTCTCTTGATATGAAATGTTTAAAGGTAGGCCGTTGAACTTGACGCTGTATGTAAAATTTTAACATTCTTTATTTTGTATGGGTGAAATAAAGTTCAGATTTCAATAAAACACTGCCCaactattttttttttcttttacaTTAAACGGCATGAGATATTTTACCAAGCGTATCTGTGATATTACAAGCCACAATGCCACACGCTATTTGTTGTTGAGTCCATTGAAACTGGCAATGAACTTCATTCCATTGGCACCTAAGTGAAACATTGCACAAGGCTTCACCTTACGACTACACAGGAGTGTAACACATTGTTTGAGTTCAACCCAAACCCATCCTACATTCTCTGGACTTCCCATTCCCATATGGAAAATCAGTAAATTTCTCTCTAAGCCGCCTTCACGTCGCCTCCAAATACTTCCTGTCTCAGACTCCAGGTATAGAATAGAAATGGCCGAACATGCATTAGTACTCCTACGAAGTGTGTATAAACGTTTAACAATGGATGTTTGTCACCGCAGCTGATGTGTGTTTTCCCCTGTCAAGGCCATGTTGTTATCAACAGAGTCGGCAAGGTGATTGAAGTGCAAGCCAGCACAGGTCTGTTCTGTGGGAGAGATTCCCATGGAGGGAAGATTTGATTCGATTAGAAACACTGAACAAAGAAAATACTCTTTCTGAAAAGGCAGTTCATTTTTCGTTCTCCGTGTGCACTGTGAACCCACAcccttccctccccccctctgAGTTTGGTTTCATATTGTAAATGTAACAGCAGGCCTGGCTCGGCCACCAGGCCACAAAAACAACTGCCTTCTTCCTGCACAAGTGATGAGTCAGCGCTGGGTAGCAGGGGGTGGGGGTGTTTGGCCGGGGTTATGGGAGGGGATTTACTTTCGGGGCGGCGGAGCAACAAAGGCCTGCCATGGGGCAGGGGAGCCATCAAAGGCCTCAGAAGGAAGCACACTGTTTCCACACAGCAATACAGGGCAAAGGTGCCCTAGGTGGCAAAGTTTCAGGTTTCGTCTGTCTCAGACCCAAATAGCGTGACATGTTTTATGTTTATTCAATAGATGCACCTCTTCAGAGAAACAGCTACACTAGTGTTTTATGTAAACTTTAGCATATTACACCATGCATAATCAACCTCATTAGTATTGGAGACTGTAACCTATTAAAGGCCTTATTAACTTAATTATATTTATATCTCAACATTTGCAAGTTGGACCACTAACTTGCCCCAAGTTAGTGCCCCGACATTTGCACGTTGGACCACTAACTTGCCAAATACGAGtgtatttatttctcacacagatATTCCAGTGAACCTCAAATATAGAAAACGGGAATTAGTCCGCATATTACTGCTGCCTCCACCAGAACGCGAGTTGCGTTGTTTCTGTCACCTGGGgcgtattcattccgccgattctgttgtaAAACATTTCTTCAATGTAAGCAAACGAAAAGAAATGGGGAGTGACCTAACTGAATTTGTCCAAAGTAAACTCTGGGTTTAGTTGTAAGAACGGAAGCACTGTTTGGACTAATGGAGAGTTCGTTTTGCATGGCCCCGTGCCCCGGGAGAGTGGAGATAATATTGaaggaccaatggaatggtcaAAAATCTACTGACTCCGCCCAGGGGCACCGGACCATGAAACACGAAATCGCCCAATGATTAAACCCCTGACGCTTTCTTTTCCTGCTGGGAAAAAAGTTACTAAACCACACCCTCTTCTCTGACTGTAGGCACAGACGTAGAGTGGTTCGAGAACGGAACGACGGCTAAAGGAAGTAGGGGACATGATAACAATAATGCATCTATCATGACGCTTTTTGGACATCGGTAATAACAACGAGCTTGTCGGAGCTTGGCACTAAAGTATCGTTACGCACGACGGACAATACATGATTTGTTTCCGGTGTGCggttctctttaaaaaaaaaaagtagactCAGAAGCAGGATCGTGCAGTTCTTCCTGTTGCCAACTCGGTGGATATAAAGTTATTATGGAATATACCGACTTGTACAATTGAGACATTGTATATCACCACCGGGCGAGACAGCAAATATGCATACAGTTGGGCAAACGGATGTGAGATTTGTTGACAGAACGCATAGAAGTTTCGTCCAGATACCGTTGATCGTGCTGTAGGTTTAGGGCGAGTTGGTCAGCTTTGAAATTTGCGGTAAAGCACGGGGTTCGCCTGACTGAACGCTCCTTTCCTGCTATTCTTCTCGTCTTTTCAGCGCTTCCTGCTTATGACGGCCACGGCACTTAATGGCTAAAAATACAGACAGCTCTAAATGGACAACTAAATGGAGTTGAGCTCTTTTGTTGAGGTTATTATTGTCCAATGTTCTGGATATTTTACAACCACCTGATGCTAATTTTAGTGACTGATCCATCCAGTTCTCTGCACAGTCTTGGTTTTGTTATAATGGAATAAGTTCCCCTTTATTTGAAATTCCAATCTCAGCACATACTCATTGGTTAATATGTGACTGTGTGGTATAATAATAGAGTAATTAAGTGAACTATGTGCTCAAACCACACATTGAAACACCACATAAGTTAAGTATCAACTTGCTTTATGGAGACAATTCTGCCATTTTACAAATTGGAACACTTTGGCAGAACTGGTCACATCCATGGCCTTTGTTTGATCGTTGCCAGCTCCAATGGAAACATAAGCAGTCCATGTCGAGTCGTATGAGAGGCGCTTTTTATCCTGTTATCTTTGAACACTGTTGTGTTCCTGTTGGCCAGGCCTTTGAATGCATTTCACAGGTCCCTGATGAACCAACTAGACACAGAGGAACGGGAGAGTGGCGCAATAAAGTACTCTATTGTGCTTTATTTTGGAAAATCTAACCCGGTGTCTGAGCATTTGCTCATTGCGGCTCCATGGAGCCGCTGAAGACCATTTTTCCCCGCGGCCCACTGTCGAACTGGAAAGGTTTGGATCAATCGCAAAAAGGGAACTTCACCAATACTGTGTGGACGGCTTTATTCGACTATGAGGCGTCCGGTAAAGACGAGCTCACCCTCCACAAAGGTGACCTGGTGGAAGTCCTGTCGCTGGACTCTGAGATATCCGGTGACGAAGGCTGGTGGGCGGGCAAAGTCAACAACAAAGTGGGCATCTTCCCCTCAAACTACGTGTCCTTCAAGCCCCCTTCATATGGGAAACTGCAGGGCACTGGGGTCGGGGAGCTTGGGCCAGCCGTGGTGGGGGAGTTCGAACCCGAGGCTGTGGATTTCAGGGAGCTGAGCCTCGAGGAGGTCATTGGGGTCGGAGGCTTCGGCAAGGTGTATCGCGGTACGTGGAGAGGTGGGCTGGTGGCCGTGAAGGCGGCCCGCCAGGACCCGGACGAGGACATCAGCGTGACGGCCCAGAACGTGCGTCAGGAGGCCCGGCTGTTTGCCATGCTCACTCATCCCAACATCATCGCCCTCAAAGGGGTTTGCTTACGGGAACCCAACTTGTGCCTCATCATGGAGTACGCATCCGGTGGCGCACTGAGCCGAGCATTGGCCGGGCGGCGCATCCCACCGCACGTCCTGGTCAACTGGGCGGTGCAGATCGCCAGGGGCATGCTCTACCTGCACACGGAGGCCATTGTTCCTGTCATCCACCGTGACCTTAAGTCTAACAACAGTAAGTCCCTGCACTAGGCCCGTCTATGTCCaagagcttttttttttttacacgatGCACAGTGGTTAGAACATTGTTATATACAACACCTAGTGAGACCCAGAAGGTCATATCCAGGTGAATTAGTGGCATTTCCTTAGCTCCATGACAAACTATCAAGTTCAGTTTCACCTGGACACTTGGCTCTGAGTGAAATGCTGGTATGCTACCTTTTTGGCCTACAGGACTCAGGCAGGGGATTGTCAGGACATGTGCACTGCAGGCTAGGGTATATGTTGTATCACCACAAGATACACCACAAGATACACCACACAGTTTGCCCCCCCCCAACTACAATATTGACTTTAATATCTCACAATTTACAAGTACAAACATCCCACCTTTTAGACAAATGCAATTTTACACCCACACACtaatgctacacacacacacacacatcacaacttctgctaccagactcttattatacTGCTCAATTTATACACTTGTCCCCCAATACACGTGCAAATATTGGACTACATATTGTGCCTTCCTGTTTTATACTTGCTCAAATgtattattctattctactgccaTTTTACTTTAGGTTCATATTAtaatttcttattgttgtttcattgtcgagaaggaacctgaaCGTAAGTGTTCAGCGTTTATACCATACTTATCCCGTACATGTGACTCATTTAAAGTTTCAACTTGATTGTGAAAGTCTAGTGAGCATTTCTCGATAACGAGACCAGCTGCTTCGCGAGCAAAAGGTCAAGAATTCTAGTGGATGCATTTCAAGTCCGTCACAATTCACCCTTTGGACTTGTGGGAATAACAGTGATATAGGTGTTTTGGACTCTGGCCACGTAGACCTATACCATGGACCTTATACCACATCAAATAGATGTAGTGAAGGTGATACAGAGAGAATTCAACTCTCTCAATCCATAACAAACGGTTGTTGGAACTGTCAGGCTGAGTGTGTCCAAGTGACATTGATAGTCAAAACACAAGGCCACCTGAATTCACACACCGAGGCAAAACCATTATTATACCTTTTGACAAGTCCAATAATCCGTGTCAGAGGCTCAGTAATGTTCAGGGTTTGTAATTGTTCTCTCTGTATTACCTCTTTTATCGTTTGTTAAAATCACCAAATAATCCCTCTGAACAGCCATGTTACCTTACGCAAAATATCAaggtaattttttatttttttgactcGACCGGCACCACTTCTTAGAATATGGGCCTTGGTAGGTCGGCGTTAGTAGTTTTATACCCAGTTTCACGGTTTTCGGTCACACCTATCCCTAGTTAGGCCAAAGTATCACTGTTTTCAGTACATATTCATTGATTCTCACAATGCACAATCCTTTCACTTGTTCCACTGCACCTTTCCTCTCTCAACCCTCGACTTGCTTCATGACCCAGGACAATTACTTTTTCACTTTAATATGTCTGCAAACAAagaccattgatttcaaagtttaaccaaccatacaactctatgcacaggGACTACTTTGAAACATTtcccccaaaaaaaacatttagtaGAAGAACTGTGCAGATTAAACTTTGGGTAACGGAATTTCGATAAACTCTTTCTCAGGTTTTTATGCGACCATGTTTTCCAAAAACTCTTAAATATCCACTCCGAATTAAGATtgaaagatgtctgcagaaataaTGGAGACTGACAATGGCACCTTGAGTTTGAAGAAATCTCTAATTATTGAACTCCAGCAAGTGAGTTGGATTTACACCCAGTAACAGAATTTCATCATGGGTCTCTTGCCTGAACTAAACAGAAATTGATAAAAATGTAATTCTCCTCATGTTTTGACATCACAGCGCa
The genomic region above belongs to Oncorhynchus kisutch isolate 150728-3 linkage group LG16, Okis_V2, whole genome shotgun sequence and contains:
- the drap1 gene encoding dr1-associated corepressor — translated: MPSKKKKYNARFPPARIKKIMQTDEEIGKVAAAVPVIISRALELFLESLLTKACQVTQSRNAKTMTTSHLKQCIELEQQFDFLKDLVAAVPDMQGEGEDNHAEGGEKVARRGRKPGSGRKNGGVGCKGKDKKLSGTESEQEDDSEDSETDEDEEDGSQSSTNLQPQSRFHSPDTMPPQYLHMGTAQGGLAMPLGSFAPHPSLMGTAPPPPPSMPHKDEDDDDEDYDS